In Microbacterium foliorum, the following proteins share a genomic window:
- a CDS encoding beta-galactosidase, whose product MTSPHAWPELRGIAYGGDYNPEQWSPETWRDDVILMREAGVNLVSVGIFSWALIEVAEGEFDFAWLDELLDLLHANDIKVDLGTPTASPPAWFFANHPDAHVIDREGRTMGFGSRGMASHSSPAYREAIVRIADALATRYAQHPAVVLWHVHNEYGVPVGEDYSPAAVAAFRLWLQEKYGSLDALNSAWGTAFWGQHYSAWEHVGAPAIAPSVVNPAQRLDFARFTDHQLRACFIAERDAIRAHATQPVTTNFMANQSWTTDLWAWGREVDIVSDDHYLWAADEDAHIGLAIAADLSRSVGGGKPWILMEHSTSAVNWQPRNIAKRRGEMKRNSFTHLGRGADGILFFQWRAGRSGAEKFHSAMLPHAGTESRVFREVVDLGTALGRLDEVQGSTVKADVAILWDFESFWAQDLEWRPSEDVTHAAQVRRFYEQLWRDGITVDFALPGQDLSGYRLVVAPAQYLLSTADAANLTSYVKEGGTLLVSFFSAIVDENDAVHAGGFVAPLRDALGLTVEEFLPLREGESHGLDWVDHEGIVADVWQEDIALEGAEVVANFSGGPGEGEPAITRHRHGAGTGWYVGTRLDAAGMRALLHEVYADADVTPSGVAEGLEVITRHGADAVYRIAVNHRDDDVELEAAGVELLSGAEISGALTIAARGVAVIRTSH is encoded by the coding sequence ATGACCTCGCCCCACGCCTGGCCTGAGCTGCGCGGAATCGCCTATGGCGGCGACTACAACCCCGAGCAGTGGTCGCCCGAGACGTGGCGTGACGACGTCATCCTGATGCGCGAGGCCGGGGTCAACCTGGTCAGCGTCGGCATCTTCTCGTGGGCGCTCATCGAGGTCGCCGAGGGCGAGTTCGACTTCGCCTGGCTCGACGAGCTGCTCGACCTGCTGCACGCGAACGACATCAAGGTCGACCTCGGCACGCCCACGGCATCCCCGCCGGCGTGGTTCTTCGCGAACCACCCCGACGCCCATGTGATCGACCGCGAGGGTCGCACGATGGGCTTCGGCTCGCGCGGCATGGCCTCGCACTCGTCGCCGGCCTACCGCGAGGCGATCGTGCGGATCGCGGATGCACTCGCGACGCGCTACGCGCAGCATCCGGCCGTCGTGCTGTGGCACGTGCACAACGAGTACGGCGTTCCCGTCGGCGAGGACTACTCGCCCGCCGCGGTCGCCGCCTTCAGGCTCTGGCTCCAGGAGAAGTACGGCTCCCTCGACGCGCTGAACAGCGCGTGGGGCACCGCCTTCTGGGGTCAGCACTACTCGGCATGGGAGCACGTCGGTGCCCCGGCCATCGCCCCGAGCGTCGTGAACCCGGCCCAGCGCCTCGACTTCGCGCGCTTCACGGATCACCAGCTGCGCGCATGCTTCATCGCCGAGCGCGACGCGATCCGCGCGCACGCCACGCAGCCTGTCACCACGAACTTCATGGCCAACCAGAGCTGGACCACCGACCTCTGGGCCTGGGGCCGCGAGGTCGACATCGTCTCTGACGACCACTACCTGTGGGCCGCCGACGAAGACGCGCACATCGGGCTCGCGATCGCGGCCGACCTGAGCCGCTCGGTCGGCGGGGGCAAGCCGTGGATCCTCATGGAGCACTCGACCTCGGCCGTCAACTGGCAGCCGCGCAACATCGCCAAGCGTCGCGGAGAGATGAAGCGCAACTCCTTCACGCACCTCGGCCGCGGGGCCGACGGCATCCTGTTCTTCCAGTGGCGCGCGGGCCGCTCGGGTGCCGAGAAGTTCCACTCCGCGATGCTGCCGCACGCCGGCACCGAGTCGCGGGTCTTCCGCGAGGTCGTCGATCTGGGCACCGCGCTCGGCCGCCTCGACGAGGTGCAGGGCAGCACGGTCAAGGCCGACGTCGCGATCCTCTGGGACTTCGAGTCGTTCTGGGCACAGGACCTCGAGTGGCGCCCCTCCGAAGACGTCACGCACGCCGCCCAGGTGCGCCGCTTCTACGAGCAGCTGTGGCGCGACGGCATCACGGTCGACTTCGCTCTGCCCGGGCAGGACCTCTCGGGCTACCGCCTGGTCGTCGCGCCGGCGCAGTATCTGCTCAGCACCGCGGATGCCGCGAACCTCACCTCGTACGTCAAGGAGGGCGGCACGCTGCTCGTGTCGTTCTTCTCGGCCATCGTCGACGAGAACGACGCCGTGCACGCCGGTGGCTTCGTCGCCCCGCTGCGTGACGCGCTCGGCCTCACGGTCGAGGAGTTCCTGCCGCTGCGCGAGGGCGAGAGCCACGGACTCGACTGGGTCGACCACGAGGGCATCGTCGCCGACGTCTGGCAGGAGGACATCGCGCTCGAAGGAGCCGAGGTCGTCGCGAACTTCTCGGGCGGCCCCGGCGAGGGCGAGCCCGCGATCACGCGCCACCGCCACGGCGCCGGCACCGGCTGGTACGTCGGCACCCGACTGGATGCCGCGGGAATGCGCGCACTCCTGCACGAGGTCTACGCCGATGCCGACGTCACCCCGTCGGGTGTCGCCGAAGGTCTCGAGGTCATCACCCGCCACGGCGCCGACGCGGTCTATCGCATCGCCGTGAACCACCGTGATGACGACGTCGAGCTCGAAGCCGCAGGCGTCGAGCTCCTCAGCGGCGCCGAGATCTCGGGCGCCCTGACCATCGCGGCGCGCGGCGTCGCCGTCATCCGCACCTCCCACTGA
- a CDS encoding sugar ABC transporter substrate-binding protein, producing the protein MRKHIGVGALALAAAVVLAGCSAGAPEGGDDAASGDGAELVIWTDAEREAAITAAAEAFEEETGATVTLVQKNFEDLRNDFIAQVPTGEGPDITVGAHDWLGALVAAGVVDTIDLGDKASEFEQVALDAMTYDGQLYAMPYSLETIALVQNVDLVGAEAPATWDDMIAKGVAAGTERPFVINTGGETGDGYTMYGLQTSFGAPVFVQDDTGSYTSEVGMGGAPGEAFATWLGANGSSGTGYISTTIDYDINNELFASGKAPYTIQGPWAISAFEGVNVAVNPIPSAGGEAAAPFVGVQGFYLSSKSKNALLAQEFLTNYLGTEDAQRALYEADPRIPAWSTLAEEVSSDPITAGFVASAQSGVPMPSIPEMGSVWDLWNAAQAQIINGADPVSTWNTMVADLETTLAG; encoded by the coding sequence ATGCGCAAGCACATCGGAGTCGGCGCACTCGCTCTGGCCGCGGCCGTGGTCCTCGCGGGCTGCTCCGCCGGCGCACCCGAAGGCGGCGACGACGCCGCATCCGGCGACGGCGCGGAACTCGTCATCTGGACGGATGCGGAGCGCGAAGCCGCGATCACCGCCGCCGCCGAGGCATTCGAAGAGGAGACCGGAGCCACGGTCACCCTCGTGCAGAAGAACTTCGAAGACCTCCGCAACGACTTCATCGCGCAGGTCCCGACCGGCGAGGGCCCCGACATCACCGTCGGCGCCCACGATTGGCTCGGCGCGCTGGTCGCGGCCGGTGTCGTCGACACGATCGACCTCGGCGACAAGGCATCGGAGTTCGAGCAGGTCGCCCTCGACGCCATGACCTACGACGGCCAGCTCTACGCGATGCCGTACTCGCTCGAGACCATCGCTCTCGTGCAGAACGTCGACCTCGTCGGTGCTGAGGCCCCGGCCACCTGGGACGACATGATCGCGAAGGGTGTCGCTGCCGGCACCGAGCGTCCGTTCGTCATCAACACCGGCGGCGAGACCGGCGACGGCTACACGATGTACGGACTGCAGACGTCGTTCGGCGCCCCCGTCTTCGTGCAGGACGACACCGGCTCGTACACCAGCGAGGTCGGCATGGGCGGAGCGCCCGGCGAGGCGTTCGCCACCTGGCTCGGCGCCAACGGCTCGAGCGGCACCGGATACATCTCGACCACGATCGACTACGACATCAACAACGAGCTGTTCGCGTCGGGCAAGGCCCCGTACACGATCCAGGGCCCGTGGGCCATCAGCGCCTTCGAGGGTGTCAACGTCGCCGTGAACCCGATCCCCTCTGCGGGTGGCGAGGCCGCCGCGCCGTTCGTCGGCGTGCAGGGCTTCTACCTCTCGAGCAAGAGCAAGAACGCGCTGCTCGCCCAGGAGTTCCTCACGAACTACCTCGGCACCGAAGACGCGCAGCGTGCGCTCTACGAGGCCGACCCCCGCATCCCCGCGTGGTCGACGCTCGCCGAGGAGGTCTCGTCAGACCCGATCACCGCCGGCTTCGTGGCATCCGCTCAGTCCGGCGTTCCGATGCCGTCGATCCCCGAGATGGGCTCGGTCTGGGATCTGTGGAACGCCGCGCAGGCGCAGATCATCAACGGCGCCGACCCCGTGTCGACGTGGAACACCATGGTCGCCGACCTCGAGACGACTCTCGCCGGTTGA
- a CDS encoding ABC transporter permease subunit: MTIQAPPAEAPTPVVKPSRESHARRFRGLGWGFLIKLALMALVNAFGIMTAISAWSAESWIVLGVVVLLVIIADWVYFTRKALPLKYLLPGLIFLLVFQVFIFGYTAYIAFTNYGTGHVGTQEQAVEAALIQGERRIDGSSDYPLSIVQRGGELGFAIVDDDGDVQVGSATEPLTTASDAEIGTTGAPSEVPGWEVVPRATVLTDPTLGATIKDLRVPVSDDPNDGSIRTREGSTGSVYEPTLVWDAEAQTITDTQSGTVYTATDLGAFVAEDGTALPTGWSVNVGFANFVKLFTDANLAGTLLSVTVWTFAFAILSVVLSFAVGLGLAIVYNDPRVKGRRFLRALFILPYAFPAFMAALLFRGMFNAEFGVINDLFFFGSQINWLGDPWLTRAAVIFVNVWLSYPYWFLVCTGALQSLPGETLEAAEIDGANKLQRFRAIVLPLLLVSTAPLLIASFAVAFNNFTVIYTFNNGGPAIAGAPYALGSTDILVSAIYDVSGVSGGAADYGLASALSIIAFIVVGLISALSFRQTRKLEEYQ; this comes from the coding sequence ATGACGATCCAGGCACCTCCGGCCGAGGCCCCCACCCCCGTGGTGAAGCCCTCGCGCGAATCCCACGCCCGCCGCTTCCGCGGCCTCGGCTGGGGCTTCCTCATCAAGCTCGCGCTGATGGCGTTGGTCAACGCCTTCGGCATCATGACCGCGATCTCGGCCTGGAGCGCCGAGTCTTGGATCGTCCTCGGCGTCGTCGTGCTACTGGTGATCATCGCCGACTGGGTGTACTTCACCCGCAAGGCGCTGCCGCTGAAGTACCTGCTGCCCGGGCTGATCTTCCTGCTCGTCTTCCAGGTCTTCATCTTCGGCTACACGGCGTACATCGCCTTCACGAACTACGGCACCGGTCACGTCGGCACGCAGGAGCAGGCGGTCGAGGCCGCGCTGATCCAGGGCGAGCGTCGCATCGACGGCTCGTCGGACTACCCGCTCTCGATCGTGCAGCGCGGCGGCGAGCTCGGCTTCGCGATCGTCGACGACGACGGTGACGTGCAGGTCGGATCCGCGACCGAGCCGCTGACCACCGCATCCGATGCCGAGATCGGCACCACCGGCGCCCCGAGTGAGGTGCCCGGCTGGGAGGTCGTCCCACGGGCGACCGTGCTGACCGACCCGACACTCGGAGCGACGATCAAGGACCTCAGGGTTCCGGTCTCGGACGACCCGAACGACGGGTCGATCCGCACCCGCGAGGGGTCGACCGGCTCGGTCTACGAACCCACGCTGGTGTGGGATGCCGAGGCGCAGACGATCACCGACACGCAGTCGGGCACGGTCTACACGGCCACGGATCTCGGCGCGTTCGTCGCCGAGGACGGCACGGCGCTGCCGACCGGTTGGTCGGTGAACGTCGGCTTCGCCAACTTCGTGAAGCTGTTCACGGATGCGAACCTCGCCGGCACCCTGCTGAGCGTCACCGTGTGGACGTTCGCCTTCGCGATCCTGTCGGTCGTACTCAGCTTCGCCGTCGGACTCGGTCTCGCGATCGTCTACAACGACCCCCGCGTCAAGGGCCGCCGGTTCCTGCGGGCGCTGTTCATCCTTCCCTATGCCTTCCCGGCGTTCATGGCCGCGCTGCTGTTCCGCGGCATGTTCAACGCCGAGTTCGGCGTGATCAACGACCTGTTCTTCTTCGGCTCGCAGATCAACTGGCTCGGCGACCCGTGGCTGACCCGAGCCGCGGTGATCTTCGTGAACGTGTGGCTGAGCTACCCGTACTGGTTCCTCGTGTGCACGGGCGCGCTGCAGTCGCTGCCGGGCGAGACCCTCGAGGCCGCCGAGATCGACGGCGCCAACAAGCTGCAGCGCTTCCGGGCAATCGTGCTGCCGCTGCTGCTCGTGTCGACCGCACCCCTGCTGATCGCCTCGTTCGCGGTGGCCTTCAACAACTTCACCGTGATCTACACCTTCAACAACGGCGGGCCGGCCATCGCCGGCGCTCCGTACGCACTGGGCTCGACCGACATCCTCGTCTCGGCCATCTACGACGTCTCGGGCGTCTCGGGTGGTGCGGCCGACTACGGCCTCGCGAGCGCGCTGTCGATCATCGCCTTCATCGTGGTCGGCCTCATCTCAGCGCTGAGCTTCCGACAGACCCGCAAGCTCGAGGAGTACCAGTGA
- a CDS encoding sugar ABC transporter permease codes for MSETRVIVTGSSKEADAARAGARRRRWWSEVGWKYILAAGVLFFAAFPLVYVLSASLNPNGSLAASSALFSAFDPANYIALGESRYWVWFGNTLLIGGVTAVGSVLMGACGAYAFSRFRFSGRRASLTTLLVLQMFPQALAFIAIFLMLQTIGDVVPALGINSKIALICVYLGGALGANTFLMYGFFNTIPVEIDESAKIDGASHAQIFWRLIMPLVVPILAVVALLAFLAAFGDFILSKIILTSEDNWTLAVGMYQWVSNQLTSRWGLFAAGVVVAAVPVLALFFSLQKYIVGGLTQGSVKG; via the coding sequence ATGAGTGAGACAAGAGTCATCGTGACCGGTTCATCGAAAGAAGCGGATGCCGCGCGCGCAGGCGCCCGACGGCGTCGGTGGTGGAGCGAGGTCGGCTGGAAGTACATCCTGGCCGCGGGCGTGCTGTTCTTCGCCGCGTTCCCGCTCGTCTACGTGCTGTCGGCGTCGCTCAACCCGAACGGCAGCCTCGCGGCATCCAGCGCCCTGTTCAGTGCGTTCGACCCCGCGAACTACATCGCCCTCGGCGAATCCCGCTACTGGGTGTGGTTCGGCAACACCCTGCTGATCGGCGGCGTGACCGCGGTCGGCTCCGTGCTGATGGGTGCCTGCGGCGCCTACGCGTTCTCTCGCTTCCGCTTCAGCGGTCGACGCGCGAGCCTCACGACGCTGCTCGTGCTGCAGATGTTCCCGCAGGCGCTCGCCTTCATCGCGATCTTCCTGATGCTGCAGACCATCGGCGACGTGGTTCCGGCGCTCGGCATCAACTCGAAGATCGCGCTGATCTGCGTCTACCTCGGCGGCGCACTCGGTGCGAACACCTTCTTGATGTACGGGTTCTTCAACACGATCCCCGTCGAGATCGACGAGTCGGCGAAGATCGACGGCGCCAGCCATGCGCAGATCTTCTGGCGGCTCATCATGCCGCTGGTCGTGCCGATCCTCGCGGTCGTCGCCCTGCTCGCGTTCCTCGCGGCCTTCGGCGACTTCATCCTGTCGAAGATCATTCTCACCTCCGAGGACAACTGGACCCTCGCCGTCGGCATGTACCAGTGGGTCTCGAACCAGCTGACCTCGCGCTGGGGGCTGTTCGCCGCCGGTGTCGTCGTCGCCGCCGTGCCCGTGCTCGCGCTGTTCTTCTCGCTGCAGAAGTACATCGTCGGCGGGCTCACCCAGGGATCCGTCAAGGGCTGA
- a CDS encoding glycosyl hydrolase 53 family protein, with translation MHRRTRSLLSTALATVTAVALIGVALPASAASSAASVPAAVASAEPVDASITVPRVENLPADFIGGVDVSSVLSLEESGVVFRDAAGTPGDLFEILADAGVTDVRVRVWNDPFDANGNGYGGGDVDVDRAIEISQRATDAGLGVLVDFHYSDFWADPAKQQVPKAWEGLTADQVAAEVGTFTRDAVRRLVDAGVDLRMVQVGNETNGGVAGVRGWDDMAKVFSAGSAAVRAEAPDTLVAVHFTNPERAGFYADVAAQLDRRDVDYDVFASSYYPFWHGTPENLTSVLSHIAETYGKKVMVAETSWAFTLDDGDGHGNVIDLPAEATQYPVSVQGQADAVHAVVQAVADVGEAGIGVYYWEPAWLPVGPPSQLEQNKVLWERDGSGWASSFAGEYEPHDAGQWFGGSAWENQALFGFDGTASDALNIFSYVRTGAQAPRAVESVQPVALQLVEGDAVDLPDEVSVLYNDGSSEQQAVTWSDAAQYIEGIGEYAISGVTDAGLAASATVTVAARNFLRNPGFEDADTSMWSVNGSGLTLRAWDDPRSGTHSAHFYSASAYSFELSQTVTGLPAGSYVARASLQGDGEGADGRASLSLSAPSTAGAAAAFGFDGWRVWSTPTTDALQVGAEGTAVVRVSAALPAGAWGTIDDLELVREPVPGADTSQLRERRDAAAALDLAAYVEASTDAVPGAIARADIVLAATSPSASAVAGALDALDAAVDALVLKDSATAAPARGVLSHDNGHDTGLLDGDFTLTMNLWWGSNATKLRVFENGTLIETVPLTFGGSAAQTAQVAVTGKGNGSYVYTGELVNSRGVTAVKPVTVKVTDAAPGVPVLSADNWDGDGSYTLTADMWWGTNATSYRLYEDGALISQGDMVASSPAAQRVAVPVADRAVGKHTYRVEFVNAAGSTQSKTLTVTVKR, from the coding sequence ATGCACCGTCGCACGCGTTCCCTTCTCTCCACCGCCCTGGCCACGGTCACCGCCGTCGCCCTGATCGGGGTCGCGCTGCCGGCGTCGGCCGCGTCGTCCGCGGCATCCGTGCCCGCGGCCGTCGCATCCGCCGAGCCGGTGGATGCCAGCATCACCGTCCCGCGAGTCGAGAACCTGCCCGCCGACTTCATCGGCGGCGTCGACGTGTCGTCGGTGCTGTCGCTCGAGGAGTCGGGCGTGGTGTTCCGTGACGCCGCGGGCACGCCCGGCGATCTGTTCGAGATCCTCGCCGACGCCGGGGTCACCGACGTGCGCGTGCGCGTGTGGAACGACCCGTTCGACGCTAACGGCAACGGCTACGGCGGCGGCGACGTCGACGTGGATCGGGCGATCGAGATCTCGCAGCGGGCGACGGATGCCGGGCTCGGCGTACTCGTCGACTTCCACTATTCCGACTTCTGGGCCGACCCCGCGAAGCAGCAGGTGCCCAAGGCGTGGGAGGGCCTGACGGCCGATCAGGTCGCCGCGGAGGTCGGCACGTTCACCCGCGATGCCGTGCGACGACTGGTGGATGCCGGAGTCGACCTGCGCATGGTGCAGGTGGGCAACGAGACCAACGGCGGCGTCGCCGGAGTGCGCGGCTGGGACGACATGGCGAAGGTGTTCTCGGCAGGCTCGGCCGCCGTGCGCGCCGAAGCGCCCGACACTCTCGTCGCCGTGCACTTCACCAATCCCGAGCGCGCCGGCTTCTATGCCGACGTCGCCGCGCAGCTCGACCGCCGCGACGTCGACTACGACGTGTTCGCGTCGTCGTACTACCCGTTCTGGCACGGCACACCCGAGAACCTCACGTCGGTGCTCTCGCACATCGCCGAGACCTACGGCAAGAAGGTCATGGTCGCCGAGACCTCGTGGGCGTTCACGCTCGACGACGGAGACGGCCACGGCAACGTGATCGACCTGCCCGCCGAGGCGACGCAATACCCCGTGAGCGTGCAGGGTCAGGCCGATGCGGTGCACGCGGTCGTGCAGGCGGTCGCCGACGTCGGCGAGGCCGGCATCGGCGTCTACTACTGGGAGCCCGCGTGGCTTCCGGTGGGGCCGCCGTCGCAGCTCGAGCAGAACAAGGTGCTCTGGGAGCGCGACGGCTCGGGGTGGGCTTCGAGCTTCGCGGGCGAGTACGAGCCCCATGATGCAGGCCAGTGGTTCGGCGGATCGGCGTGGGAGAACCAGGCGCTGTTCGGCTTCGACGGCACGGCATCCGATGCCCTGAACATCTTCTCGTACGTGCGCACCGGGGCCCAGGCTCCGCGGGCGGTCGAGTCGGTGCAGCCCGTGGCGCTGCAGCTGGTCGAGGGTGATGCGGTCGACCTGCCCGACGAGGTGTCCGTGCTCTACAACGACGGCTCGTCGGAGCAGCAGGCGGTCACCTGGTCTGACGCGGCGCAGTACATCGAGGGCATCGGCGAGTACGCGATCTCGGGTGTGACGGATGCGGGCCTCGCGGCCTCCGCCACTGTGACGGTCGCCGCGCGGAACTTCCTGCGCAACCCCGGCTTCGAGGATGCGGACACGAGCATGTGGAGCGTGAACGGATCCGGGCTCACGCTGCGTGCGTGGGACGACCCGCGCAGCGGAACCCACTCGGCGCACTTCTATTCGGCATCCGCGTACTCGTTCGAGCTGTCGCAGACGGTGACCGGGCTGCCCGCAGGGTCGTATGTCGCGCGGGCGTCGCTGCAGGGTGACGGGGAGGGCGCCGACGGACGGGCGTCGCTGTCGCTGTCGGCCCCGTCGACCGCCGGTGCCGCTGCGGCCTTCGGGTTCGACGGCTGGCGGGTGTGGTCGACGCCGACGACCGACGCGCTGCAGGTCGGGGCCGAGGGCACGGCTGTCGTGCGAGTCTCCGCGGCTCTTCCGGCGGGGGCGTGGGGAACGATCGACGATCTCGAACTCGTGCGCGAACCGGTGCCCGGTGCCGATACCTCACAGCTGCGCGAGCGGCGCGATGCGGCTGCGGCTCTCGACCTGGCGGCGTATGTCGAGGCGTCGACGGATGCGGTGCCGGGTGCGATCGCGCGAGCCGACATCGTGCTCGCGGCGACCAGCCCGAGTGCATCGGCTGTCGCGGGTGCGCTGGATGCACTGGATGCCGCCGTCGACGCGCTCGTGCTGAAGGACTCGGCGACGGCCGCGCCGGCGCGGGGAGTGCTGTCGCACGACAACGGCCATGACACCGGGCTGCTCGACGGCGACTTCACGCTCACCATGAACCTGTGGTGGGGGTCGAACGCCACGAAGCTCCGGGTGTTCGAGAACGGCACGCTGATCGAGACGGTGCCGCTCACCTTCGGCGGGAGCGCGGCGCAGACCGCGCAGGTCGCCGTGACCGGGAAGGGGAACGGCAGCTACGTCTACACCGGCGAACTGGTCAACTCGAGGGGCGTGACGGCGGTGAAGCCCGTGACGGTGAAGGTGACGGATGCCGCCCCCGGCGTGCCCGTGCTCTCGGCCGACAATTGGGACGGCGACGGCTCGTACACGCTCACTGCCGACATGTGGTGGGGCACGAACGCGACCTCGTACCGCCTGTACGAAGACGGCGCGCTGATCTCCCAGGGCGACATGGTCGCGAGCAGTCCCGCCGCGCAGCGGGTGGCGGTGCCGGTCGCCGACCGTGCGGTGGGGAAGCACACCTACCGCGTCGAATTCGTGAACGCCGCCGGCAGCACCCAGAGCAAGACGCTCACGGTGACCGTCAAGCGCTGA
- a CDS encoding alpha/beta fold hydrolase — protein MGYITVGNENSTPIELYYEDQGSGQPVVLIHGYPLNGHSWERQTRELLAQGYRVITYDRRGFGQSSKVGTGYDYDTFAADLNTVLETLDLRDVVLVGFSMGTGELARYVAKYGHDRVAKLAFLASLEPFLVQRDDNPEGVPQDVFDGIEAAAKGDRYAWFTDFYNNFYNLDENLGSRISQQVVDANWNLSVTSAPVAAYAVVSSWIEDFRGDVDAVRDAGKPTLILHGTKDNILPIDATARRFHQAVPAATYVEVEGAPHGLLWTHADEVNAALKDFLSK, from the coding sequence ATGGGTTACATCACCGTCGGAAACGAGAACAGCACCCCGATCGAGCTCTACTACGAAGACCAGGGATCGGGCCAGCCCGTCGTCCTGATCCACGGGTACCCGCTGAACGGACACAGCTGGGAGCGCCAGACCCGCGAGCTGCTCGCGCAGGGCTACCGCGTCATCACCTACGACCGCCGCGGATTCGGCCAGTCGTCGAAGGTCGGCACCGGATACGACTACGACACGTTCGCCGCCGACCTCAACACGGTGCTCGAGACCCTCGACCTGCGCGACGTCGTGCTCGTCGGCTTCTCGATGGGCACCGGCGAGCTCGCCCGCTACGTCGCGAAGTACGGCCACGACCGGGTCGCCAAGCTCGCGTTCCTCGCCTCGCTCGAGCCCTTCCTGGTGCAGCGCGACGACAACCCCGAGGGCGTGCCGCAGGATGTCTTCGACGGCATCGAGGCCGCAGCCAAGGGCGATCGCTACGCCTGGTTCACTGACTTCTACAACAACTTCTACAACCTCGACGAGAACCTCGGCAGCCGCATCAGCCAGCAGGTCGTCGACGCCAACTGGAACCTCTCGGTCACCAGCGCCCCGGTCGCGGCCTACGCCGTGGTCTCGTCGTGGATCGAGGACTTCCGTGGAGATGTCGACGCCGTGCGCGACGCCGGCAAGCCCACGCTGATCCTGCACGGCACGAAGGACAACATCCTGCCCATCGACGCCACCGCCCGCCGGTTCCACCAGGCCGTGCCCGCCGCGACCTACGTCGAGGTCGAGGGCGCCCCGCACGGTCTGCTCTGGACCCACGCCGACGAGGTCAACGCCGCACTGAAGGACTTCCTCAGCAAGTAA